Within Triticum dicoccoides isolate Atlit2015 ecotype Zavitan chromosome 1B, WEW_v2.0, whole genome shotgun sequence, the genomic segment TGCTGACAGAAACTCCGgagaaccacatgagtgttaagtccggttaaatgtttatttcCTGTGGATGAACTAACCCGTTTGTTATCATGTGTTGAATATTTTCCTATGAGCACTATTTCTTGCAAGTTAACAGATATGAATAATGAATTTAAGCTCtttctgcgatgttgctcagacgtccgactgtggcatactcgttatttacttttgatataagccctttctgcgatgtcgctcagacgtccgactgtggcacacttgttatttacttttagtataagccctttctgcgatgtctctcagacgtccgactgtggcatgcttgttatcttTCTTTcggtataagccctttctgcgatgtcgctcagacgtccggctgtggcacacctattatttactttcaatataagccctctctgtgatgtcgctccgacgtccgattgtggcacgcatgtcttttacttttgatataagccctttatgtggtgtcgcttagacgcccgactgcggcatgatttatttatttgttcacccttcgaggcgtcgcttcagacacccgatcggttttcagttatttttgTGGATTTCGGGAGGACAACCGCCTGACTTCCTTATTTAATAATGTCGTGCTAGTTCATCATTTGAATGTGCATTGCtaattgctcatgacgcattcatgcatgcatttgttatatcttatgtccgaactgtcttgcgagtactttcaaagtactcacctggcttgttgatttggccagatgctgacgaaggcgatctcatggatgaagagttcaatagcgagtccgatgcctagaggagtcccagtcagtctcgtgcgaccctggatttggtcactgtgttatatccgcttccgctacccgaataaatacatcgagcctcacctcgacgctcgatgagttgccagtttaggagtcatatTATCCACTCCACTGTGATATTCCACCACCACTTTATTCTCGAGTCAGTAGTAAGCCACCCCACtccattgtgtcatatccgccattatgtataattattggcgtgcttgtaataaattgttgagcatccccagctcgaccctgtaatatattacaataccactggcttattgtatcaagaatttgtctaccagtcagGAGGATTTTCCTCATACTGGAATCAAAAGGTcggtttctcaataaacattttattggaaaaccggtcgtgacagtgaatgtggaggaaaaaatcttctatccatgccgcggggtctgtggtaccatcgtatgattcaatgttcatgagTTTAAATCCCtcagggaattcatgctccattacttcatcagtgaagcataggggatgtgcagcgcctctgtgccgggcttcactgtattcggcccggccagatttgttaGTGTATTCGGCGTGACGAtcctcgtcacgcgttggggcgcgtccccgtgatccgtaaatcgatcttgactgtcctgctttgtctttcaatacatctcgcaggtccttcatgtagccccgggccttggtattgtcgtttgattggcggcggggtgtggtctggacttcgggctggtacgccgttTTGTCGCGGCCACAggatggccggtcagccgcatcatgcgttggtagcgtgggctttaaggcctcctcctcgagttgaggtagcagcccgcgctttgggtagcttttgctagggcgctcgagtccgtattcctcggtagccaggacctcggtccatctatcagttagcagatcttgatcagcttgaagttgttgctgttttttcttcacgctttttgcagtggctataagccggcgtttgaagcgctcctgctcgacggggtcctcgggcacgatgaattcttcatcgccaaggctcacctcgtcttcgaagagaggcatgtagttatcgtcctctgattctccatccttTGCCTATTCTTTAGAGCTAGTTTGCCcctcctcttgctcggcctgctcgaagcctagcTGGGCAggattgtattcgtcttcggcaccgtccggattgttatcccttgtgccggtatcactatttttgctatggcggggcttggagcggcgccgatgacgctgttgtctagattgcttccccaaggggttatcttccgctgcctcatcgccattgttttctttaggggtatccaccatataaatatcatatgaggaggtggcggtccagcatcctataggcggtggtttctgttcttctcctgcatcgtcgtccataccgtcgatgtctttggagtcgaagtcaagcacgtcggttaagtcatcgacagtggctataaagtgggtggtgggtgggggacgaatttctttgtcgtccgcttcccactcgagccgaacatagttcggacaAGAGTCGCCTGACAAAAACagaaaccttaatgagttcagcacatcacccaagggtgagtggtgaaaaatatccgcggcggtgaactccatgatgggtgcccaatctgattcgataggcacggacgcacgcggttcggattCTGCAACCGGGGAAGAGTCCGGGGGTCCGATAACACCCCTTTCACAGGAGGtggagtcagtgttcggctccaacgccgatgagtgtgcggcctccgtggcggggtccatccatccgtcctcggaaggcacgatctacTCCGGGTTGATTCCCGGCGCCAACGCGGGtacgatctcccgaatactgtccgacggcagatcaaAGCCATTtctgtcgtgactgttcggcgcacctgacatgggctcaaacccgtcgaagatcaagtctcggcggatgtcggcggtatagtttaggcttccaaacctgacctgatggccaggggcgtagctatcgatctgctccagatggcccagcgagttggcccgcagtacaaagccgacgaatatgaagatctgtccgggaaggaaaacctccccctggactgcatcgttggggatgatcgagggagccatcaagccttatcgcgacggcacggtggaattctcaatgaaagcaccaatgtcggtgtcaaaaccggcggatctcgggtagggggttccgaactgtgcgtctaaggctgatggtaacaggaggcaggggacacgatgttttacccaggttcgggccctctcgatggaggtaataccctacttcctgcttgattgatcttgatgatatgagtattacaagagttgatctaccacaagatcgtagaggctaaaccctagaagcttgcctatgattatgattgttgttgtcctatggactaaaccctccggtttatatagacacctgagggggctagggttacacagagtcggttacagaaaaggaaatctacatatccgaatatccaagcttgccttccacgcaaaggagagtcccatctggacactggacgaagtcttcaatcttgtatcttcatagtccaacagtccggccaaagtatatagtccggctgtccgaggaccccttaatccaggactccctcagtgggatcagtgttcggctccgacgccgatgagtgtgcggcctccgtggcggggtccatccacccgtcctcggaaggcacgatctgctccggattgattcccggcgccaATGCGGGTGTGATCTGCCGAATACTGTTCGACGGCAGATCAGAGTCATgtccgtcgtgactgttcggtgcatctgtcatgggctcgaatccgtcgaagatcaagtctccgcggacgtcggcagtatagtttaagcttccaaacctaacctgatggccaggggcgtagctgtcgatctgctctagatggccaagcgagttggctcgcagaacgaagccgccgaatacgaagatctgtccgggaaggaacccccccccctggaccgcatcgttgaagatgatcgagggatccatcaagccttatcgcgacggcacagtggacctctcaatgaaagcaccaatatcggtgtcaaaaccggcggatctcgggtaggggtcccaaactgtgcatctaaggctaatggtaacaggaggcaggggacacaatgttttacccaggttcgggccctctcgatggaggtaataccctacttcctacttgattgatcttgatgatatgagtattacaagagttgatctaccacgagatcgtaaaggctaaaccctagaagctaccctatgattatgattgttgttgttgtcctacggactaaaccctccggtttatataaacaccggagggggctagggttacacagagtcggttacagagaagaaaatctacatatccgaatatccaagcttgccttccacgcaaaggagagtcccatccgaacacgggacgaagtctttaatcttgtatcttcatagtccaacagtccggccaaactaTATAGTcctactgtccgaggaccccttaatccagaactccctcacttTGCCCCGGCGGCTTCGGCCGGCGGCGAGGGCGGGGGAGGGCAGGAGCCTCCGCCCGAGTCGCCCGTNNNNNNNNNNNNNNNNNNNNNNNNNNNNNNNNNNNNNNNNNNNNNNNNNNNNNNNNNNNNNNNNNNNNNNNNNNNNNNNNNNNNNNNNNNNNNNNNNNNNNNNNNNNNNNNNNNNNNNNNNNNNNNNNNNNNNNNNNNNNNNNNNNNNNNNNNNNNNNNNNNNNNNNNNNNNNNNNNNNNNNNNNNNNNNNNNNNNNNNNNNNNNNNNNNNNNNNNNNNNNNNNNNNNNNNNNNNNNNNNNNNNNNNNNNNNNNNNNNNNNNNNNNNNNNNNNNNNNNNNNNNNNNNNNNNNNNNNNNNNNNNNNNNNNNNNNNNNNNNNNNNNNNNNNNNNNNNNNNNNNNNNNNNNNNNNNNNNNNNNNNNNNNNNNNNNNNNNNNNNNNNNNNNNNNNNNNNNNNNNNNNNNNNNNNNNNNNNNNNNNNNNNNNNNNNNNNNNNNNNNNNNNNNNNNNNNNNNNNNNNNNNNNNNNNNNNNNNNNNNNNNNNNNNNNNNNNNNNNNNNNNNNNNNNNNNNNNNNNNNCGAGGGGATGAGAGGGGGGCAACCAAATTTTCAGCATCCATGTTGCCGGCCGTGCCtaacttgtacttggactggcctAGTCGGGACGCCTTTGATACACCGAAGAGACATGCAAGCTTGGACAGGCACGGGGCCAAAATGCTCACTAGTGGCGGTATCCCGGCCACGGGGCCCTTTCTCTTGTCTTCTACACCCGATGCTCGCCGGCACGAAACAAGTGGCAGTATGATGCCTGGATCAAACGCAGAGAACCCCATGCTCTTGCTTCCTGCTACTTTCCACCATTTTGTCAACACATGTGGAAAAGACTAGGGAAGACGCCGGTCAATGCAGCACTTAGCGCTGCTTGAGGCAGGGCCGGGTGCTTCATTTTCATGATAGACACATTGTTGTCCTTGTATGGAAAACGTCGCTTTTGCAGCCGTCTGTCCCGTGCGCCAAGTTGCCGGGTCGTCTTCCTTTTCCTCCTTGGCGGCTATGTTTACCCATGCTTGTCATGAGGCACCTGTAGCCTAaggttttgtgcacttcaaataatCGCTTTTAAAGTGATAAGTTAATCGCATGTGCGTCAAGTGAGAGTGTCCAACCCACTTCATGATGTATTTAAGCACACATCCATTACCGAGTGCAAGCATGCCTACCTTTGCACTAAAGATCCACCATTCTCTCCCAGCTTCCACATATTCCACAATATCCAAATATTGATAATTCCCACCACCTTCTCCCCAAGCACGACAAGATCTACTCCACTTTTAGTAGGAGCCTCTCCAACGATCTTtataaaattcaaaataaaaataaacccACAGCTTCTCATCATAACAATGCCTTTGTCCAATCATACCGACTGACGTAGCACCACCATGACCTTACTAAACTGCaccaatacatgtcactcaaaatcATTATCTCAAAGTGTGAATGCTCTATACACTCGTACAAACCAACACCTCGGTGCCATATATCCAACCGGTCATAAATAAGACGCAAATACACAAGACCACTCTAGCGGATAAAAGTTCAACGGTATTCGTAGTTGACAGTCGAGGGGACTACTGTGCGTAAAAGGAAAAAAGACAGTTGAGTGGATTAGTTTTGGACGGTTTCGGAGTTGAAGGATGAAACTATGCTCAGTCAATACTAGTTGAGATACCGGAAATAATGTAGTTTTCTCCTATGTTCAAATGCAGAGGCCAATTATTTGTTCATCGGTAGTATGTGTTTGGAGTCTTATGTTTCCCCGTGAGTAGCTAGCATTTGGATGTATAACCGCTAGTGTCACGGACATTCACAAGCTAGCTAGCGCAACCGGCCAACCACCATCTGTGTAATCTGCCCAGCAAGCCATAACCACGTGGCCTGGATATTCCACGagatacatactccctccattttaaagtagatgacccaactttgtattaaagttagtacaaagttgagtcatctattttggaacagagggagtactagctagCGCCATAGACACAAAACAATAAAAGTATCGCTAGTTGTTGGTTGGCCTCTAGCTTTAGTTTATCCACACGAGCTGACAAAATTTGGTAATTTCACGCCGCACTACCAAGCAAGGTTGCACTCGACAATAGGAGGGTCTAATGACATATTTGACTTTTTTAGTAGGAACTTTGCGGTTTAATTTATTCATAACGTTCAGCTATTACGATATCGGATACACACTCTGATGGTTCATGCAACCATGACTTGCACACATCGTTGGCACAATACACTTTAGCTAAGACATGTGCCATTTCATTTACCATTCGCCCTTCCCATTTCACCTAAAGGCTTTCTCTGGACCTTAGCTAGTCCTTGTTCTCCTCAATGAGCGGCCCGTAGACCGACCTGTTCAACTCCTCCTCCGTTCGGGATCTCGCGCAATCTGATCATCCGTCTCCAACACCACCATAGGCAAGCCCAATTCAAGAAATAACTAAATAGCCCTCCTGCATGCCAACAAGTGAACCAACTCCGGATTCGAGGCTGATGGGAAAAACTAACAAGCTCCTACCACAAAGTTGCCATGGTGATCTCGAAGGATCGCTCCACCTGCTCCATCCCCGGAACTCTTCCAATTGCACCATCAGCATTCGTCTTAATCCAACCCTCCTCCGGCGCACTCAAGTGCTCCCGATATTGGCCGGGACCGGCCTGTCTAGCCTCTTTGATAATCAACCACTCCTCCTGCAACCTTCGGGCCTGGTCAGCGACCTACACAGGATCCTCTATACCCTTGCCATCTCTTGCACTGTTTCGAGCTAGCCGCACTTGATAGATGGCCATTACCACCATCGATCTCTTTGTCTCACTCGTTTCACTTAGGCGGTCCAAAAATCAATTTCACATCTAATTTGCACTATGTTTTTATAAGATTGAATTATTTGAGTTTTTATAAGATTGAATTATTTGAGTTTTTATAAGATTTAATTATTTGAATACTATTGGCCAAGCCAATATTATTTGATGTTTCTTCAAAAGGCGCTTGCTGCTTCAACTGGTATCATTAAGAATTAACATGACCTTCTACACCAACTGAAAAAATCATGAAAACCTAGGTTTATACGTGTTCCATTCACAACAGCGCAGATGAGAACTATGTGAAACAGGAAATGAGATGATATGATTGTGTCCAAATTGACCTAACTCCTTTGATTTCTTAGCATTTGCGTGGCGAGACCTCATCAAAATCTAGGATTGGATCGGAATAGGTATCCTAATCCTCTACCATTTCTATTGGTCTGATTTAAAAAAAATGTAAGCCCAATGAGCCCTACGAGGCAATTGGGCGCACATGAAAGATAGTTGCAACCCAACCCATGGTTGTTGTACAAGATAATTACATAAATGAGAAGATATGCAAGATTACAAGTGGGCAACTAGGCGCACAGAACAGACGGTTGCAAGCGACGATTTCAATACAAGACAACAATAATGAGCTATTGGTGCAAGCACCCACAGCCCACAGGTAGTGATAGCTATTGCATTGACCCGCGTCTAGTCTTTTCCACACGTGTTGACAAATGCATGGAGTTCTCTGTGCTTTTTCCAGTGAAAGACATCTATCGGCAGGTAGCCGTCGGTTTTGTGTCCGTGAGCGATGTAATTCTTCTGTATAAGATAAGAGAAATGGCGAGCGTTGCATGTTTCTTTTCATTGATTTTGTGTGGGCGGGGTCCGGGGATACTGCCACTAGTGAGCATTTATCCGACCGTCTCTTAGATTTAGGGGCAAGGGAGGTGTACCCAAGCATGGGTCTTCTGGCACAAGTTGTAGCTCATCGACTCGACCAGTCCAAGTCCAAGTTAGGCGTATATGCATGCTACAATTGGCATTGCATATACCCCAATTTTGGTTGCACTATCGTACGTCTTGTTGTGGCTGCCGCCGTCACTTGCACAAAGGAAAAAAGTTGTAGCACCTCCATGGCTCCATCTTACCGTTGGTGCCGGCTATAAATTCCAGCCCGCCTGTGATCATTCCCAACTCATCAGCTCGATCATCATCGTCTCCTCAAGGCCCTAGTTAGCTAGCTCTACTATACAGACCACCGAGGGCGCATGGCGCTGACGAGTCACCTCATGGTCGTCTTCCTCGGCATCGCAGTGCCGCTGCTCTTCTTCTCCCGTGCAGGTAATCGTCATGGAGATGTTATCCTGATTATCGTATGTTTTTCTGGTAACATATATACGCCGTAGGCGTATGATATAACTTTTTATTTTGAGAAAGAACGATAAACCCTTGCCTCTGCATCGAAGTGTACGACTTTAATTGTGATGTTTCGTATTGTACACGCACGTACTGCAGAGGGGGGTGAGGTAGGCGTGTGCTATGGGAGGATGGCGACTAACCTGcctgacccggcgactgtggtgCAACTGCTCAAGAAAAACAGCATCACCATGGTGAGGATCTACGACACCAACCCAACGGTGCTGGCCGCCCTGGCCAACACCGGCATCAAGGTCACGGTGGAGCTAACCAACGAGGAGCTGCCCTCCGCTGCCACGGACCAAAATTTCGCTGATCAATGGGTGCAGAACAATGTGAAGGCGTACTACCCGGCCACGCAGATCAATGGCGTGACGATCGGGAACGAGGTCTTCAAAGAGGCTAGTCAGTTGAACTCTCAGCTCGTCCCGGCCATGAAGAAGGTGCAAGCGGCGCTGGCTCGCCTGGGCCTGGCGGACGCCGTGAAGGTGACCACGCCCGTCGCGTTGGACGCGCTCAAGACGTCGTTCCCGCCTTCCGAGGGCGCGTTCCGTGACGACATCGCGTTGTCGGTGATGAGCCCCATGGTCGACTTCTTGCAGGAAACCGGGTCGTACCTCATGATGAATATCTACCCGTACCTTGCGTACCTCAGTACTCCCGGCATGTCCATCGACTATCTCTTGTTCCGCCCCAACGCTGGCATTCTTGACAGGAATAGCAGGCAAACGTACTTCAGCCTCCTCGACGCGCAGCTTGACGCTGTGTACTATGCGATGGAGAAGCTGCCGTCCTCCAGCCTGCGTGCTGGGGGGATGAGGAAGCTCACAGCAGGGGGCGGAATACTGGAGGTGAAGCTTGGTGAGATTCACCACCCAACCAGAGGCCACCATGGCGTGGGAACAACAGCCAACGCCCAAGCGTTCACCGATGGTCTCATGAGAAAAGTGCGTGGTGGTAACTCCGGCACCACCTCAAACAGATATAACCGGCTCGCCACCAGTGCTGTCGGCACCCCGCACCGTCCCAACGCCGATCTTGACGTGTACATCTTCGAACTCTTCAATGAGGACAACAAGCCCGAAGACGAGCAGGACTTCGGGTTGTTCTACCCGAACCAGCAGCCCGTGTACCAAGTCGACTTCGTCCATGGCGGCACTGGTGCCGGCCCCGTGCAACCGAGCTACTGCACCGCGAAGGCCACGGCCGGGGACGCGGCCTTGCAGGCGGCGCTGGACTACGCGTGCGGCCACGGGGCGGACTGCAGCGCCATCCAGCCAGGCAAGCCCTGCTACGAGCCCAACACCAAGCTGGCGCACGCGTCGTATGCCTTCAACGACTACTACCAGAAGAACGGCCGGGCCAGCAGCGCGTGCGACTTCGGCGGTGCCGGCAGCATTGTCAACCAGGCACCATCAGGTGAGTCCTTGAATACGACAACTATCTGCTCCACACAGGAAGCCAGCCATGACGATTCCATTGCTTGCGTAGGCCGCTGCGACCCGAGCCCAAGCTGGTGTGTGGCGAACGCGGCGGTGGGCGCCGCGCGGCTGCAGAACGCGCTGGACTATGCCTGCGGCCACGGCGCGGACTGCACTGACATCCAACCTGGAGCACGGTGCTTCGATCCCGACACCAAGGTCGCCCATGCGTCCTTCGCGTTCAATGACTATTACCAGCGCCATAACCGGGCCGCCGGATCGTGTGACTTTGCCGGTGCTGGTACCATTGTCCGGCAGGCACCAAGTaagttactccctcctttccggtttatagggcttatcttaaaATTTCAGTTTTcctattttataaggctcaatttggttgtttcccatcacatgtttagattccaaggtgcattaaatcattgcatgcaagtattaagaaaaaattgaccaatgcatgtaat encodes:
- the LOC119349735 gene encoding glucan endo-1,3-beta-glucosidase 13-like, coding for MALTSHLMVVFLGIAVPLLFFSRAEGGEVGVCYGRMATNLPDPATVVQLLKKNSITMVRIYDTNPTVLAALANTGIKVTVELTNEELPSAATDQNFADQWVQNNVKAYYPATQINGVTIGNEVFKEASQLNSQLVPAMKKVQAALARLGLADAVKVTTPVALDALKTSFPPSEGAFRDDIALSVMSPMVDFLQETGSYLMMNIYPYLAYLSTPGMSIDYLLFRPNAGILDRNSRQTYFSLLDAQLDAVYYAMEKLPSSSLRAGGMRKLTAGGGILEVKLGEIHHPTRGHHGVGTTANAQAFTDGLMRKVRGGNSGTTSNRYNRLATSAVGTPHRPNADLDVYIFELFNEDNKPEDEQDFGLFYPNQQPVYQVDFVHGGTGAGPVQPSYCTAKATAGDAALQAALDYACGHGADCSAIQPGKPCYEPNTKLAHASYAFNDYYQKNGRASSACDFGGAGSIVNQAPSGRCDPSPSWCVANAAVGAARLQNALDYACGHGADCTDIQPGARCFDPDTKVAHASFAFNDYYQRHNRAAGSCDFAGAGTIVRQAPKIGNCVLPSRA